One window of Chamaesiphon minutus PCC 6605 genomic DNA carries:
- a CDS encoding GspE/PulE family protein, whose product MTQFSSPKRALIVRNDFSPFGNKLIQAGYVNAEQLKQALVDSRANNHPLTEVLESLTGKSLPAELQQQYKKQQLFELKIVYGLNAVDIASAQIDKIQVRELINTFISADSCRQLKLLPIGKLEGDPPILTVAMIKPDDLQAKNDLDKILRPHGIAWRSEVIAPEDYQKLLDGYLDERIQQDAADNSQKNLSIEIENFDTPELGNAEAEIDDEIDVQGAEAAPVVKLVNQILAKGLMEKVSDIHIEPQEEGLRVRFRKDGVLRQSFPMLPKHIIPAVISRFKIIAELDIAERRLPQDGRIRRTFEGRKVDFRVSTLPSRYGEKVCMRILDNSSTQLGLDKLISDLPTLEIVREMGSRPFGLILVTGPTGSGKSTTLYSLLAERNDPGVNISTAEDPIEYALPGINQVQVIREKGMNFASILRAFMRQDPDIILVGETRDQETAKTSMEAALTGHMVMTTLHTNDAAGSIARLDEMGVEPFMVSAALVGVVAQRLLRRVCVECRCAYTPSREELARFGLSASGESVITFYKANELSNDSIESAKAAGTLCKNCNGIGYRGRVGVYEVMQITDELASLINQRAPSALIKETAVQQGMKTLLAYSLQMVQEGMTTLAEVERVTFTDSGLEAELKAKRKTTLVCATCSAELKPEWLDCPYCMTPRFSD is encoded by the coding sequence ATGACTCAATTTTCATCCCCGAAACGGGCATTAATCGTCCGCAATGACTTTTCGCCATTTGGCAACAAGCTAATTCAAGCAGGCTATGTCAATGCCGAACAGCTCAAACAAGCATTGGTTGACAGTCGGGCCAACAATCACCCACTCACGGAGGTCTTGGAGTCCCTGACGGGTAAATCATTGCCTGCGGAGTTGCAGCAACAATATAAAAAACAACAGTTATTCGAGCTAAAAATCGTTTACGGTTTGAATGCGGTGGATATTGCCTCCGCCCAAATCGATAAAATTCAAGTTCGCGAATTAATTAATACTTTCATCTCGGCGGATAGTTGTCGGCAACTCAAACTGCTACCGATTGGCAAGCTCGAAGGAGATCCGCCGATCCTGACGGTTGCGATGATCAAGCCAGACGATCTCCAAGCCAAAAATGATTTAGATAAAATCCTGCGTCCCCACGGCATTGCTTGGCGCAGTGAGGTCATCGCGCCTGAAGATTATCAAAAACTCCTCGATGGTTACTTAGACGAGCGCATCCAGCAAGATGCCGCCGATAATTCTCAAAAAAATCTCAGCATTGAGATTGAGAACTTTGATACGCCTGAGCTAGGCAATGCCGAAGCCGAAATCGACGACGAGATCGACGTTCAAGGTGCCGAAGCCGCTCCGGTGGTCAAACTGGTCAATCAAATCCTAGCCAAAGGGCTGATGGAGAAAGTTTCGGATATTCACATCGAACCCCAAGAAGAAGGCTTGAGAGTGCGGTTTCGCAAAGATGGGGTGCTGCGGCAGAGTTTTCCAATGTTGCCCAAGCATATTATCCCGGCTGTCATCTCTCGCTTTAAAATCATTGCTGAATTAGATATCGCCGAGCGACGGTTGCCGCAAGATGGTCGGATTCGCCGGACTTTTGAAGGTCGCAAAGTAGACTTCCGCGTCAGTACCTTACCCAGCCGCTATGGGGAAAAGGTCTGTATGCGGATTTTGGATAACTCCTCGACGCAACTCGGCTTAGATAAACTCATCAGCGACTTGCCAACGCTAGAAATCGTCCGCGAGATGGGCAGTCGTCCATTTGGCTTGATTCTGGTTACTGGGCCGACTGGTTCGGGTAAATCTACCACTCTATACTCACTCTTGGCCGAACGTAACGACCCTGGTGTCAATATTAGTACGGCAGAAGACCCGATCGAGTATGCCCTGCCCGGTATCAACCAGGTGCAGGTAATTCGCGAAAAAGGGATGAACTTTGCCTCGATCTTGCGAGCCTTTATGCGGCAAGATCCCGACATTATTCTGGTGGGAGAAACCCGCGACCAAGAGACAGCGAAAACTTCCATGGAAGCCGCATTGACAGGTCACATGGTCATGACAACATTACACACCAATGATGCCGCAGGCTCGATCGCGCGGCTAGATGAAATGGGTGTCGAACCGTTCATGGTATCTGCGGCTCTGGTCGGCGTCGTCGCTCAACGACTACTGCGCAGAGTTTGCGTCGAATGTCGCTGTGCTTATACACCTAGCCGCGAAGAATTGGCTCGATTTGGTTTATCTGCTTCGGGAGAATCAGTCATTACTTTCTACAAAGCCAACGAACTGTCCAATGACTCGATCGAATCTGCCAAAGCCGCCGGAACTCTTTGTAAAAACTGTAATGGAATCGGCTATCGCGGTCGAGTCGGTGTCTACGAAGTCATGCAAATTACCGACGAGCTAGCTAGCCTGATCAACCAGCGCGCACCTTCAGCTTTGATTAAAGAAACCGCTGTTCAGCAAGGAATGAAGACGCTGCTAGCTTACAGTCTCCAGATGGTTCAAGAAGGAATGACCACATTAGCCGAAGTAGAACGAGTCACTTTCACTGACTCTGGCTTAGAAGCCGAACTCAAAGCTAAACGTAAAACCACTCTAGTCTGCGCCACCTGCTCGGCAGAACTCAAGCCGGAATGGTTGGATTGTCCCTACTGTATGACGCCGAGATTTAGTGATTAG
- a CDS encoding type IV pilus twitching motility protein PilT: MSELMIEDLMERLVEMGGSDMHIQAGAPVYFRVSGKLAPVGEEPLSPQECQKLIFSMLNNTQRKELEQTWEIDCSYGVKGLARFRVNVYKERGCYAACLRALSSKIPNFDQMGLPEIVREMSGRPRGLILVTGPTGSGKTTTMAAMIDLINRTRAEHILTIEDPVEYVFPNIKSLVHQRQKGEDTKSFSNALRAALREDPDVILVGELRDLETISLAISAAETGHLVMGTLHTSSAAQTIDRMLDVFPPEQQPQIRAQLSNSLVAVFSQSLVQKKKPKPGEYGRVLVQEIMIVTPAISNLIREGKTAQIYSAIQTGAKLGMNTMESILAKHIREGTISFEAGISKSSRPDELQRLIGATPMAATNGR; this comes from the coding sequence ATGTCCGAATTAATGATCGAAGACCTAATGGAGCGACTGGTCGAAATGGGTGGCTCCGATATGCACATTCAGGCAGGCGCGCCTGTCTACTTTCGCGTCAGCGGCAAACTAGCACCTGTTGGCGAAGAACCGCTCAGTCCCCAAGAGTGTCAAAAACTGATATTCAGTATGCTCAATAATACTCAACGCAAGGAGCTAGAGCAGACGTGGGAAATCGATTGCTCTTATGGAGTCAAAGGCTTGGCGCGGTTTCGGGTCAACGTCTATAAAGAACGCGGTTGTTATGCCGCTTGTTTGCGGGCACTATCTTCTAAAATCCCCAACTTCGATCAGATGGGTTTGCCGGAAATCGTCAGGGAAATGAGCGGTCGTCCCAGAGGATTAATTTTGGTAACTGGGCCGACTGGTTCTGGCAAAACTACCACGATGGCGGCCATGATCGATCTGATCAACCGCACTCGCGCCGAGCACATTTTAACGATCGAGGATCCGGTCGAGTATGTCTTTCCCAATATCAAAAGCCTCGTTCACCAGCGTCAAAAAGGTGAGGATACCAAAAGTTTCTCCAATGCCCTTAGAGCGGCATTACGGGAAGATCCAGACGTGATCTTGGTAGGAGAATTACGGGACTTGGAAACGATTAGTTTGGCAATTAGTGCTGCTGAAACCGGACACTTAGTTATGGGTACACTGCACACCAGCTCAGCCGCACAAACAATCGATCGGATGCTAGATGTGTTTCCTCCCGAACAACAACCTCAAATCCGCGCGCAGTTATCGAATTCCTTGGTGGCGGTCTTCAGTCAATCTCTCGTCCAAAAGAAAAAACCCAAACCGGGTGAGTACGGACGAGTGTTGGTACAAGAAATCATGATTGTCACGCCCGCCATCTCCAACCTAATTCGTGAAGGTAAAACCGCTCAAATCTATAGCGCGATTCAAACAGGAGCGAAATTAGGGATGAACACAATGGAATCGATCCTCGCCAAACATATCCGCGAAGGCACTATTTCCTTTGAAGCTGGCATCTCCAAATCTTCCCGGCCAGACGAACTCCAACGTCTAATTGGAGCTACACCAATGGCAGCGACAAATGGTCGGTAA
- a CDS encoding type II secretion system F family protein, with protein sequence MPTFIAEVRDAQGNVKQEKVEAQTVDSARKKLKQKYQFIQNIRPTRSFDITKIDFQDIEAAINPVTVRDKAVFSRQFAAMVNAGVAMVRCLTVLSEQCGNPKLRKVLAQISTDVQQGINLSDAMRRHPDCFDTLYVSMVQAGEVGGVLDEVLNRLAKVLEDMSRLKNQVKGAMAYPVAVGILAILVFLGMTIFLIPVFANIFKGLGTELPGLTLFMLGVSGILTSWMVLIPIVVIGGLIFAYNQYYKTKIGKLTMDRFFLKMPIIGDLNEKSATARFCRIFGTLTRSGVPILNSLDIVRDTAGNQVISNAIEKSKIEVQQGGMLSNALMREKVFPPLAIQMISIGEETGELDTMMMKVADFYEDEVEQAVKALTSVLEPIMMVFLAGMVAVILLSMYLPMFKVFEKLG encoded by the coding sequence ATGCCAACTTTTATAGCTGAAGTCCGCGATGCTCAAGGTAATGTCAAACAAGAAAAAGTTGAAGCACAAACTGTAGATTCTGCACGCAAAAAGCTCAAGCAAAAATATCAATTCATTCAAAATATTAGACCTACTAGATCTTTTGATATCACTAAGATTGACTTCCAAGACATCGAAGCAGCCATAAATCCTGTGACTGTTAGGGATAAAGCGGTATTCTCCCGCCAATTTGCCGCGATGGTCAATGCTGGTGTAGCAATGGTGAGATGCCTGACAGTTCTTTCCGAACAGTGTGGCAACCCCAAATTGCGCAAAGTTCTCGCTCAAATTAGTACGGACGTTCAACAAGGGATCAACCTTTCTGATGCGATGCGCCGACATCCAGACTGTTTCGATACTTTATATGTCAGTATGGTACAAGCTGGCGAAGTCGGTGGGGTACTCGATGAAGTTCTCAATCGTCTGGCTAAAGTATTAGAAGATATGTCTCGCCTCAAAAACCAAGTTAAAGGTGCAATGGCTTATCCAGTAGCGGTTGGGATTTTAGCAATTTTAGTCTTCTTGGGGATGACGATTTTCTTAATCCCAGTATTTGCTAATATCTTTAAAGGTTTAGGGACAGAGTTACCTGGTTTAACTTTATTTATGTTAGGTGTGAGTGGTATCTTAACTAGTTGGATGGTCTTGATTCCGATCGTGGTCATTGGTGGATTAATTTTTGCCTATAATCAGTATTACAAAACCAAGATTGGTAAACTAACAATGGATCGGTTTTTCTTGAAAATGCCCATTATTGGCGACTTAAATGAAAAATCTGCAACAGCACGATTCTGTCGAATCTTCGGTACTTTAACTCGCTCGGGTGTACCAATTTTAAACTCGCTCGACATCGTCCGCGATACTGCTGGCAATCAAGTAATTTCTAATGCGATCGAGAAGTCTAAGATTGAAGTTCAACAAGGAGGAATGTTAAGTAATGCTCTGATGCGTGAAAAAGTTTTCCCACCTTTAGCGATTCAAATGATCAGTATCGGTGAAGAAACTGGAGAATTGGATACAATGATGATGAAAGTTGCTGACTTCTATGAAGATGAAGTCGAGCAAGCTGTTAAGGCTCTCACTAGCGTCCTCGAACCAATTATGATGGTGTTCCTCGCGGGGATGGTTGCGGTAATCTTGCTTTCGATGTATTTACCAATGTTCAAAGTATTCGAGAAACTTGGCTAA
- a CDS encoding RNA methyltransferase — translation MSISLNHIRIVLVEPAGARNIGSISRVMKNMGLTQLVIVNPRCEAKGEEASMMAVHAIDLLQAARIVPDLITALAGCTRVIATTARDRGIPTQLETPRQALPWLVDRTEPTALIFGREDSGLTNTELNYATRYIRIPVGSEYSSLNLAQAVGICAYEIQMCASQIDANLPTVCVPIPQPADVAPVELLEGYYQQLETLLLKIGYLFPHTAAPRMEKLRRLYNRSQLSPNEVALLRGMLRQVQWAIDRGETKT, via the coding sequence GTGAGTATCTCTCTTAATCATATTCGGATTGTCTTAGTAGAGCCAGCAGGTGCCCGAAATATCGGCTCGATCTCGCGGGTGATGAAGAATATGGGTTTGACACAACTAGTAATTGTCAATCCTCGGTGTGAAGCTAAGGGCGAGGAAGCCAGTATGATGGCCGTACATGCGATCGATCTATTACAAGCCGCACGGATCGTTCCCGATCTAATTACCGCTTTAGCAGGCTGTACGCGAGTCATTGCGACGACAGCTAGAGATCGAGGTATCCCGACTCAATTAGAGACACCCAGACAAGCTCTACCCTGGTTGGTCGATCGTACCGAACCTACAGCACTAATTTTTGGACGCGAAGATAGTGGTTTGACGAATACCGAATTAAATTATGCTACCCGTTACATTCGGATTCCAGTTGGCTCGGAATATAGTTCGCTCAATTTAGCGCAAGCGGTGGGAATTTGTGCTTACGAAATCCAAATGTGTGCGAGTCAGATCGATGCTAATTTGCCGACTGTTTGCGTTCCAATTCCGCAACCAGCCGATGTCGCGCCTGTTGAATTGTTAGAAGGTTATTATCAGCAATTAGAGACATTATTATTAAAAATTGGCTATTTGTTTCCTCATACCGCTGCACCACGAATGGAAAAGTTACGCCGTCTCTATAATCGCAGCCAGCTTTCACCAAATGAAGTAGCCTTATTGCGCGGTATGCTCAGACAAGTACAATGGGCGATCGATCGAGGAGAAACCAAAACATAA
- a CDS encoding DUF2256 domain-containing protein, translated as MPRHRSKADLPTKVCPVCNLPFTWRKKWEANWDEVKYCSERCRRRRG; from the coding sequence ATGCCACGCCATCGATCGAAAGCCGATCTACCTACCAAAGTCTGTCCCGTGTGTAACCTCCCTTTCACTTGGCGCAAGAAGTGGGAAGCTAATTGGGATGAAGTGAAATATTGTTCCGAGCGATGCCGGAGACGGAGGGGGTAG
- the folE gene encoding GTP cyclohydrolase I FolE — translation MTISSPQGSNSTGNERVGKIDSRPDRNTHNGEPVKIHDPEEVSLEDMMASVRQIILGVGEDPEREGLLKTPKRVAESMRFLTSGYNQSLEDIINGAIFDEGHNEMVLVRDINFFSMCEHHMLPFMGRAHVAYIPNQKVVGLSKLARIVDMYSRRMQVQERLTRQVAEALQAVLEPKGVAVVMEASHMCMVMRGVQKPGSWTVTSAMLGVFQEDQRTREEFLNLIRHQPGAF, via the coding sequence ATGACTATTTCATCTCCCCAAGGTAGTAATTCCACTGGCAACGAGCGGGTTGGTAAGATTGATTCTAGACCCGATCGCAATACCCACAACGGTGAGCCAGTTAAAATTCACGATCCTGAAGAAGTGAGCCTCGAAGATATGATGGCTTCGGTAAGGCAGATTATCCTCGGAGTAGGCGAAGATCCAGAACGCGAAGGGTTGCTCAAAACTCCCAAACGAGTCGCTGAATCGATGCGATTTCTGACTAGTGGCTACAATCAGTCTTTAGAAGACATCATCAATGGTGCCATTTTTGATGAAGGTCACAATGAGATGGTCTTGGTTCGTGATATCAACTTTTTTAGCATGTGCGAACACCACATGTTACCCTTCATGGGCAGGGCGCATGTTGCATACATTCCTAACCAAAAAGTCGTCGGTTTGAGCAAGCTCGCCCGCATTGTGGACATGTATTCCCGCCGGATGCAAGTTCAAGAAAGACTCACCCGTCAAGTCGCAGAAGCACTCCAAGCAGTGTTAGAACCCAAAGGTGTGGCGGTAGTAATGGAAGCCAGCCACATGTGTATGGTGATGCGTGGTGTCCAAAAACCTGGTTCTTGGACGGTTACTAGTGCCATGTTAGGTGTATTCCAAGAAGATCAACGCACCAGAGAAGAATTTCTCAATCTGATTCGCCATCAGCCAGGAGCATTTTAG
- a CDS encoding SDR family oxidoreductase encodes MNPIATTNRTALITGASSGIGKATALAFAKAGINLALVGRSPDKLTAVAEAAIAVGASAKTYVVDLSQLDRVATQIAEIAADSDNLDILINNAGMGYTGAIGDTPLADWQRVIDLNLTSVFQCIQGILPHLRRQKSGVIVNISSIASKQVFPDWGLYSVSKFGLMALTKAIAQEERGHGIRVSAVCPGSVNTPIWDTDTVHADFDRSAMLTPEMVAEGILYAVLAPAGAVVEELTIMPSGGAL; translated from the coding sequence ATGAATCCGATCGCAACAACTAATCGAACGGCATTAATTACAGGCGCAAGTAGTGGCATTGGCAAAGCCACCGCTCTAGCTTTTGCAAAAGCAGGGATAAATCTAGCATTGGTGGGACGATCTCCAGATAAGTTAACCGCCGTCGCCGAAGCCGCCATCGCTGTCGGTGCGAGCGCGAAAACCTACGTAGTAGATTTATCACAACTCGATCGCGTAGCCACACAGATTGCTGAGATCGCCGCAGACTCTGATAATTTAGACATCCTCATCAATAATGCGGGCATGGGTTACACCGGAGCGATCGGAGACACACCGCTAGCCGATTGGCAGCGAGTCATCGATCTCAACTTAACTAGCGTCTTCCAGTGCATTCAAGGAATTTTGCCACACCTGCGCCGTCAGAAATCCGGTGTTATTGTCAATATTTCTTCGATCGCTAGCAAGCAAGTATTTCCCGACTGGGGTTTATACTCAGTGAGTAAATTTGGCTTGATGGCACTGACAAAAGCGATCGCCCAAGAAGAGCGTGGGCATGGCATTCGCGTCAGCGCGGTCTGTCCTGGATCGGTGAATACTCCCATCTGGGACACAGATACCGTCCATGCCGACTTCGATCGATCTGCCATGTTGACTCCCGAAATGGTTGCCGAAGGCATCTTGTACGCCGTTCTCGCACCAGCAGGGGCGGTAGTTGAAGAACTGACAATCATGCCCAGTGGTGGAGCACTTTAG
- a CDS encoding acetyl-CoA carboxylase carboxyltransferase subunit alpha has protein sequence MAGTEKKPFLLEFEKPLAELQERIERIRELAEESSVDISSQIRQLETKYVQLRDEIFSSLTPAQRLQLARHPRRPSTLDYIQAICDEWIELHGDRRGKDDPALVGGVGKLAGIPVVLLGHQKGRDTKDNVARNFGMAAPGGYRKAMRLMEHANRFGMPILSFIDTPGAWAGLEAEELGQGEAIAYNLREMFRLDVPIICTVIGEGGSGGALGIGVSDRLMMFEHAVYYVASPEACASILWKDAVKSVPASAQAAEAMRINSQAAEALKITAKDLKNLGILDQILPEPLGGAHADSVRAAEVLKDAILKNLQQLQLLPSAELRSLRYDKFRQMGMFTEG, from the coding sequence ATGGCTGGTACCGAAAAAAAGCCCTTTTTATTAGAATTTGAAAAACCGTTGGCAGAATTGCAAGAACGGATCGAGCGAATTCGCGAACTTGCTGAGGAAAGCAGCGTCGATATTTCTAGTCAAATTCGACAGTTGGAGACTAAATACGTGCAATTGCGCGATGAAATTTTTAGTAGCCTTACACCAGCGCAACGCCTACAATTAGCGCGACATCCGCGTCGCCCTAGTACGCTCGACTATATTCAAGCAATTTGCGATGAGTGGATTGAGTTACATGGAGATCGTCGCGGTAAAGACGATCCGGCTTTAGTTGGCGGTGTGGGTAAGTTAGCTGGTATTCCGGTAGTATTATTGGGTCATCAGAAGGGGCGCGATACTAAGGATAATGTCGCGAGGAATTTTGGAATGGCTGCTCCAGGTGGCTATCGAAAGGCCATGCGGCTGATGGAACATGCCAATCGGTTTGGAATGCCGATTCTGAGTTTTATCGATACTCCGGGGGCTTGGGCGGGGCTGGAGGCCGAAGAATTGGGACAGGGAGAAGCGATCGCGTATAATTTGCGCGAGATGTTTCGCCTCGATGTGCCGATTATTTGTACGGTAATTGGTGAGGGTGGTTCGGGTGGAGCCTTAGGAATTGGCGTGAGCGATCGATTGATGATGTTCGAGCACGCGGTTTATTATGTAGCTAGTCCCGAAGCTTGTGCCTCAATTCTCTGGAAAGATGCGGTTAAATCTGTGCCAGCATCCGCTCAAGCTGCCGAGGCGATGAGAATTAATTCTCAAGCTGCCGAAGCTCTTAAAATTACGGCTAAGGATTTAAAAAATTTGGGCATTCTCGACCAAATTCTACCAGAACCTCTGGGTGGGGCGCACGCTGATTCGGTTCGGGCGGCAGAAGTGCTCAAAGATGCGATTTTAAAGAATTTACAACAACTGCAATTATTGCCATCAGCCGAACTGCGATCGCTTAGATACGATAAATTCCGACAGATGGGGATGTTTACTGAAGGATAA
- a CDS encoding long-chain acyl-[acyl-carrier-protein] reductase codes for MFGLIGHLTSLEHAQAVAQDLGFPEYADQGLDFWCSAPPQTVDHITVTSVTGQQIEGYYIESCFLPEMLATRRIKAAIRKILNAMAHAQKQGIQITALGGFSSIIFEEFDLQQNKQVRNVELDFDRFTTGNTHTAYIICRQVEEGATKLGIDLSKATVAVVGATGDIGSAVCRWLDKRTQSADLLLVARNQERLQNLQSELGRGKIVSLEEALPQADIVVWVASMPKGVEIDAATLKQPCLLIDGGYPKNLGTKIQAPGVYVMNGGIVEHSLDIDWKIMNIVNMDAPARQLFACFAEAMLLEFEKLHTSFSWGRNQITIEKMEQIGQASLKHGFRPLLSFVGG; via the coding sequence ATGTTTGGTCTTATCGGTCACCTCACCAGCTTAGAACATGCCCAAGCCGTCGCTCAGGACTTAGGCTTTCCAGAATATGCCGACCAAGGGCTGGACTTCTGGTGCAGTGCCCCACCACAGACAGTAGACCATATTACCGTCACGAGTGTTACGGGGCAACAAATTGAAGGTTATTATATCGAATCTTGCTTCTTGCCCGAAATGTTGGCAACTCGCCGCATCAAAGCCGCAATTCGGAAAATCCTCAATGCCATGGCACATGCCCAAAAACAAGGCATTCAGATCACCGCTTTAGGTGGATTTTCTTCGATTATTTTTGAAGAGTTCGATTTGCAACAAAATAAACAAGTTCGCAACGTCGAATTAGATTTCGACAGATTTACCACTGGCAATACCCATACAGCCTATATTATCTGTCGGCAAGTCGAAGAAGGAGCTACAAAACTCGGAATCGACCTGAGCAAAGCTACCGTCGCTGTCGTCGGTGCGACGGGCGATATTGGCAGTGCTGTCTGTCGGTGGCTAGACAAACGAACTCAGAGCGCGGATCTACTCTTAGTCGCTCGCAATCAAGAACGCCTCCAGAACCTCCAATCCGAGCTAGGACGCGGCAAGATTGTCAGTCTGGAGGAAGCATTGCCGCAGGCGGATATCGTCGTCTGGGTGGCAAGTATGCCCAAGGGTGTCGAAATCGATGCGGCTACTTTGAAACAGCCCTGTTTGCTCATCGATGGCGGTTATCCCAAAAATTTGGGCACCAAAATTCAAGCTCCAGGCGTATATGTAATGAACGGTGGTATTGTCGAGCATTCGCTAGACATCGACTGGAAAATCATGAATATCGTCAATATGGATGCCCCCGCCCGTCAATTATTTGCCTGCTTCGCCGAAGCCATGCTACTAGAGTTTGAAAAATTGCACACGAGTTTTTCTTGGGGTCGCAATCAAATTACGATCGAGAAAATGGAACAAATCGGTCAAGCATCCCTCAAGCACGGCTTTCGTCCGCTATTATCATTTGTTGGCGGGTAG
- a CDS encoding carbohydrate ABC transporter permease — translation MIRLRQVNWTPYIFLAPALLLLGLTVFLPAVQAFYLSFTNYDPIAETASWQGWANFDRLFKDAVFWQTIRNTIVYLCGVVPILVFAPLLLAIAVNQKLKGMSFFRAAYYVPVIISMVVAGIAWKFIYAENGLLNQLLQVVGIPPVPWLTSPSLALFSVMVVTIWKGLGYYMTIYLAGLQSIPADLYEAAAIDGSDSYTKHWDITIPLMRPYMLLVAVISAIAATKIFEEVYVMTQGGPRNSSKTVVYYLYQQGFGSSNPDLSYACTIGLILFLIVFTLSLLNLKLSQNNVNLP, via the coding sequence ATGATCCGCCTGCGACAAGTCAACTGGACGCCATATATATTTCTCGCCCCTGCGCTACTATTGCTGGGTTTGACAGTGTTTTTACCCGCAGTGCAGGCTTTTTATTTGAGCTTTACCAATTACGATCCGATCGCGGAGACTGCAAGTTGGCAAGGCTGGGCTAATTTCGATCGATTATTCAAAGATGCGGTCTTTTGGCAAACAATTAGGAATACCATCGTTTATCTGTGTGGCGTAGTACCGATCTTGGTATTTGCGCCCTTGCTATTGGCAATTGCCGTCAACCAAAAGCTGAAGGGGATGAGTTTTTTTCGAGCGGCTTATTATGTGCCTGTAATTATCTCGATGGTGGTAGCGGGAATTGCTTGGAAGTTTATTTATGCTGAAAATGGACTACTCAATCAATTATTGCAAGTTGTCGGGATTCCGCCTGTGCCGTGGTTGACTAGTCCGAGTTTAGCTTTATTTAGCGTCATGGTGGTGACGATTTGGAAAGGATTGGGATATTACATGACCATTTATTTGGCTGGATTGCAATCGATTCCTGCCGATTTGTACGAGGCTGCGGCGATCGATGGTTCGGATAGTTATACCAAGCATTGGGATATTACGATCCCACTGATGCGTCCGTATATGTTGCTAGTTGCGGTGATTTCGGCGATCGCGGCGACCAAAATCTTTGAAGAAGTCTATGTGATGACTCAGGGTGGGCCGCGTAATAGTTCTAAAACGGTGGTTTATTATTTATATCAACAGGGTTTTGGTTCGAGCAATCCCGATCTGAGTTATGCTTGCACGATCGGTTTAATCTTGTTCTTAATTGTCTTTACTTTATCGTTACTCAATCTCAAGCTTTCGCAAAATAATGTTAACTTACCCTGA
- the lipB gene encoding lipoyl(octanoyl) transferase LipB, whose product MLTYPEQKSTNKQQCLLYNCGIIDYQTAWIWQKSLQKERIVDRTLPDALVILEHPPVYTLGTGSSLEFVKFDREQHEYELYRVERGGEVTYHCPGQIIAYPILNLRHYQQDLHWYLRQLEEVVLRVLALYDLQGYRIEGLTGVWLEERKIAAIGIKVTSWITMHGFALNVCPDLSGFNRIVPCGIVDRSVGSMAEFIPNIDANLVRGQIGRVFSEVFGIEMLDGDKFLG is encoded by the coding sequence ATGTTAACTTACCCTGAGCAGAAATCCACGAACAAACAGCAATGCTTGTTATATAATTGTGGCATCATCGATTATCAGACTGCTTGGATCTGGCAAAAATCGCTTCAGAAAGAGCGGATTGTCGATCGAACTTTGCCCGATGCTTTGGTAATTTTGGAGCATCCACCCGTATATACGTTGGGTACTGGATCTAGTCTAGAATTTGTGAAGTTCGATCGCGAGCAACATGAGTACGAATTGTATCGTGTCGAGCGGGGTGGTGAAGTAACTTATCATTGTCCCGGGCAAATTATTGCTTACCCGATTCTCAATCTGCGGCATTATCAGCAAGATTTACACTGGTACCTCAGACAGTTAGAGGAAGTAGTTTTGCGGGTGCTGGCTTTGTACGATCTTCAGGGTTACCGGATCGAGGGTTTAACTGGCGTGTGGCTGGAAGAACGCAAAATAGCAGCCATCGGCATCAAAGTTACGAGCTGGATTACTATGCACGGGTTCGCGCTGAATGTCTGTCCCGATTTAAGTGGCTTTAATCGGATCGTACCTTGTGGAATTGTCGATCGATCTGTTGGCAGTATGGCTGAGTTTATCCCGAATATCGATGCCAATCTCGTGCGTGGGCAGATCGGGCGCGTATTTAGTGAAGTGTTTGGAATAGAAATGCTCGACGGTGACAAATTCTTGGGTTAA
- a CDS encoding DUF1815 family protein yields the protein MFLRLANQHQEFVKDLVMSLQALATVLERRGYEAACYTCGDRMNSANFMVSLAPNHLIRFLVSDYGITWTELRDDRELMKLEGAEAIAQLQELANLLKVQLTNNTPVSIG from the coding sequence ATGTTTCTTAGACTAGCAAATCAACATCAAGAATTCGTTAAAGACCTAGTAATGAGCCTTCAAGCTCTAGCTACGGTGCTGGAAAGACGCGGCTACGAAGCTGCTTGCTATACGTGTGGAGATCGGATGAACAGTGCCAACTTCATGGTGAGTCTGGCTCCCAATCATCTAATCCGGTTTTTGGTATCTGACTATGGGATTACCTGGACAGAACTTCGCGACGATCGCGAATTAATGAAATTGGAAGGCGCAGAGGCAATTGCCCAACTGCAAGAACTCGCCAATCTGCTCAAAGTTCAACTTACTAACAACACACCTGTGTCGATCGGCTAG